Genomic window (Oryza sativa Japonica Group chromosome 3, ASM3414082v1):
gaaacaagggaccTACCCAAGAATTGGCAAGTACCCGATGTGCTTTTCCTATCCACTTTGCACCCGGCATAATCCGCATCGGCATAGCCAATGAGATCAAACCTCGCTCCCTTAGGGTACCAAAGACCAAGGTTAGGTGTGTGCACTAAATATCTAAGAATTCTCTTCACGGCCACAAGGTGACACTCCTTCGGAGCGGCTTGAAATCttgcacacatgcacacactaAGCATAATATCGGGCCTAGATGCACAAAGGTAAAGAAGTGAGCCAATGATGGAACAGTATACCTTTTGATCGACGTCTTTACCTTGCTCGTTGAGGTCGAGGTGGCCATTTGATGGCATGGGAGTGTGGATTGGCTTGGcattctccatcccaaacttcttgAGCATGTCCTTCAAATACTTTGTTTGGCAAATGAAAGTTTCttccttgagttgcttgatttgaaggccGAGGAAAAACTTCAATTCACCcatcatggacatctcaaaacGTTTGGTCATCATCCTATTAAACTCTTCACTAAAAGACTTgttagtagaaccaaatataatgtcatcgacatatatttGGCACACAAAAATATCATTATCATGTCTTTTAGTAAAAAGAGTTGAATCGGCTTTCCCGATTTCAAAGCCGTTTTTCACAAGAAAATTGCGAAGACActcataccaagctctaggggcttgCTTAAGCCCGTAGAGTAccttgtggagcttgtacacaTGGTTGGGATACTTCGGATCCTCGAAGCCCGGTGGTTGCTCCACGTATACCAACTCGTTGATAGGCCCGTTGAGGAAGGCgcttttgacatccatttgatatAGCTTAAAATTGAGGTTAGTAGCAAAAGCAAGCAATATGCAAATCGACTCAAGTCTAGCTACCGGCGCAAAAGTTTCACCGAAATCTAATCCTTCGATTTGGGTGAACCCTTACGCCACTAACCTCGCCTTGTTCCTTATTACGACCCCGGCCTCGTCTTGCTTGTTGCGTAAGATCCACTTTGTGCCAATCACATTTTGCCGAGGTCGCTCCACCAAAGTCCACACTTCATTCTGGGTGAAATTGTTCAACTCCTCTTGCATCAccatcacccaatccggatCATTAAGAGCTTATTCCACCCTTAGAGGTTCAACAGAAGACACAAACGAGTAATGCTCACAAAAATTTGCAATACAAGAACGAGTGGATACTCCCTTGTTGATGTCTCCTAAGATGTTGTCGGTGGGATGATCTCTTTGAATACTTTGGTGGATTCTTGGGCGAGCTAAGTTGATCGGTGAGGGTGGCACTTGCTCgccttcttcactttgatccaAGCTTGAGGTAGAGGGATCATCGGCTTGGGTTGATGTAGGTGGCTCCACTTGTGTTGAGGAAGAGGCTCCTTGTTGTGGCTCCCTAGGACGTACGTCCCCAAGAGCCAATCTTTTGATTGCTTCGCTTGTATCCTCCTCTTCACTTAACACATGTGAGTTAACTTGCTCTACTTGAGAGCCATTAGTTTCGTCAAATGTCACATCACGTGCGATCTCAACAATACCTGAGGTTTTTGTTGAAAACGTGATATGCGCATTCATTTGACCCATACCCAAGCAAGAATCCCTCATCCACTTTAGGAGCAAACTTAGAGGATCTAGCCTTCTTATTAAGAATGTAACACTTACTACCGAAAACACGAAAGTAAGAGACATTTGGTTTGTTACCGGTAAGAAGCTCATAGGGAGTCTTCTTAAGAAGGCGGTGAAGATAAAGGCGGGTGATGGCGTGGCATGCGGTGTTGATGGCTTCGGCCCAAAAACGGTCCGATGTCTTGTACTCATCCAACATGGTCCTCGCCATCTCAATGAGAGTCCTATTATTCCTCTCGGCTactccattttgttgaggtgaaTATGGAGCCGAGAACTCGTGCTTGATGCCTTCTTCATCAAGGAAACTCTCGATCACGTGTTCTTGAACTCCTTGCCGTTGTCGATACGAATGTTCGTGATCTTGAGGTCGAACTCGTTTTGTGCTCTTCTTGCAAACTTCTTGAAGATAGCTTGTGTCTCACTCTTGTCATGCAAAAAGGACACCGACATGAAGcgtgaaaagtcatcaacaataacaagACCATATTTGTTACCTCCAATGCTTAGATAAGCAATTGGTCCGAAGAGGTCCATGTGGAGAAGCTCCAATGGTCTTGTAGTGGTCATCACATTCTTGACGGGGTGATGTGCTCCAATTTGTTTGCTGGCTTGACACGCGCTACACACCCTATCTTTCTCAAATTGAACATTTGTTAGTCCAAGGATGTGATCGTGCTTTAGAAGCTTGTGAAGATGCCTCAtaccaacatgggctagcctccgATGCCAAAGCCACCCCGTGTTGGACTTAGCCACTAAGCATGTCTCATGTTTGGCTTTACTTGAGAAAAAATCCACAAGGTAAAGCTTTCCCTTGAGAACACCCTTAAAGACTACCGAGGAATCATTCCTTCTATAGACGATCACATCAACATCGGTAAAAAGACAATTGTAACCCATAGAACATAATTgagaaacggacaaaatattgTAGTTTAGAGATTTTACCAAGAGAACGTTGGCAATGGAAAGATCATTAGATATTGCAATCTTACCCAATCCTACAACCTTTCCCTTTCCATCGTCCCCGAAGACTATGTTATCTTGTGAAGTGCCATTTGGATCAAGAGTTGAAAACATTGATTCTTCTCCAGTCATGTGATTGGTGCATCCACTATCAATCACCCAACTTCTTCCACCGGAGACATATTCCTACAAGAGATCAATTTCTAGTTTTAGGTACCCATATTTGCTTGGGTCCTCTCATGTTAGTAACAAGTGCCTTAGGCACCCAAAGTACTCTCTTGATAGAAATATTCTTGCCCCTTGAGCCTACATACTTAGCAACAACACGACCACTAGCATTCTTCCTAAGAACATAAGATGCATTAAAGGAACAATGTGAAGCATAATCATTAGGAATGATACTTTTGGCCTTAACAAAATTGCTAAGACCTTGGGGCCTCTTGATCATCACACTCTTGTCCACCTTTCCTTTTGGTGGAGGAACATACCCAAGACCCTCATGGTTGAAGTTGTCCCTTTAATAGCCTAGGTACTCCTTTAGGGCCTTACTACCCATATGGCACTTAAGTAGGCCATTGTGAAGGAGTCCCATAAGCTTCTCATTTTGCTTTTGCAAAGCACTCAAAGAAATAGAGTTAGTAGCACAAGCTTCAATATCAATATCTTTGCATCTTACACATGGTTTATTGCTTGGGACAATTTTGGAACAAGATGGCTCGCTAGGGAGAGAGACTATTCTTTAAGGTTTCGAACTTCTCTTCAAGAGAGAGTGGATGGCTTGGACAGAGGTATGCTTTGTCCAAGCCATCCACTCTCTCTTGAAGTTGAGCGTTCACCATCTCAAGATTAGCATGAGACTCTTTGGTTTGCTTGTAAAGCCGTACCAATgcctcatttttctctctccttagcAAGCTCACTCTTGAGTTCATGAGACCGCTCTTTCTCACGAATGAGCAAAGCCTCTTGCCTCTCAAGAGTTGCATATTGGTTCTCAATTCTCCCAAGCAACTCACTCAAGTGTGGTAGGGATTCCTTAGTTATGGACTTGAACAATTCGTCATCCATAACATCATCCTCAAGCTCATCCTCCTCATCACTAACAAGATCAACattaaatgacttgagaggAGAAGGTACCTTAGGCTCCTTTGCCATGAGGCAAATAGGAGCATCCTCATCACTTGAGTAGTCGAAGAGTCTCGgtggtgatgaaggcttgacggcgAACGTGGCGACTCCTTCTTCCTCACTTGAGCTTGACTCGGAGTCGGAGCCGAAGATCATCCCAAGGTGAGCTTGGCCATAATATTCCCGCTTGCTATGCTTgtgcttctccttcttctcatccttcttctCACCCTTCTTCTTATCTTCCTTGATGTGGGAACCATCCTTGAGGTGGGGGCAATCCGCAATGAAGTGCCCGGTCTCTTTGCACACGTAGCACACTCTTGCGGAGTGTCTTCCACTTGACTTGTTGGAGTAGTGCTTGGAAGAACCTCCCTTGAAGAAGCCGCTTCGCCTCATGAACTTGCCGAACTTCTTGACAAAGAGAGCCATCTCTTCACCATCGATCTCCGCCATGCTCTTGCTCTTGcggttctcttcttcttcttcctttgcctTCAAAGCCAAGTCTTCCTTCTTGATGCTTGCGGTTGAGCTTTGGTTGATGTATTGGATGACATCCTTAGACTCTTGCACGAGCATGTCATGGGCAAGGATGCATCCGAGCAAATCATGATGTGTGAGAGTCTTGTAATCCGGACGCTCACGAATGATGGTCACCAAGGTAGAGTTTCTTGGAGTGATTGCTCGAACCATCCTTGACCACAACCTCATCGGTCATGTCCTTGGATCCAAGTCCCTTGATCTCATTGACGATCTTGCTCAACCGGTCATACATGTCACTTGGGCTCTCACCATCCAACATCACAAATCTCTCAAATTGCCCCTTGAGTATCTCCACCTTGGACTCACGAACACTATCCGTGCCTTCATGCAAGTTCCGAAGCGTGTCCCAAATCACTTTGGCACTCTCAATGCCATCCACACGGTTGAACTCACTTCCACTCAAGGCGCTAAGTATTACATTAGCGACTTGAGCGTTCTTGTGCTCGTTCTCATCATCCTCCTTGGTGGGATCTTCGGGATTCTACAAAACATAGCCTTTTTTGACTATTCTCCAAATAGATGAGTTAATAGACTTCAAATGCATCTTCATCTTATGCTTCCAAGCGGCATAGTCCGTACCATTGAAATACGGAGCTTTGCTGCTATAGGTACTCACATAAGATGTAGATGTAGGGGGATAGTCATAAGGGATCTTAGCTCCCTTATCACCATCGATCCCATCCCCCGCTTGGCCTGACATGATCTCTCCAAGCGGTTAAGCCTAATTAGGAgattaggctctgataccaattgaaagtgtcaattaggcctagaggaggggtgaataggctaattcaaaaatcaattaaaagcggaagcagtaattttcggatatttccaaaattttcagatatatccgaaaattttcggagtcaGCACAAATAGCAAAGTAAATCCTAGATCTAGTTGcctacaacaagaatatgctagcacaaacagcaactagacctatagtggctcaaacaagcaaagctagtggagagggaggaagtaaagtcaccaaagatgaagctcacgaagttgttcccgaagttcgaatccttgaggggattctactctccgttgagaagctcactaagagccgggtcttagctaacctttttcctcaagaggttgtactaagcactcctccttccgctaagggtatctcttccctttcggaggtgagatccgaccttcacaaacttctcccggccaaccacaagtagatcggtggctcgggagcgacacctagccgcctaggagtcctcaacctccaagagtaacaaatgatGCAAAGAACTCCCagagatgatgcaagtgctcacaaatcttcacgaagtcaacaacaagcactcacacaaactcgaatccacaactctcacacacacaccaaatccgaATCGAATAGGGGAAACAAGAAAGCAAAGCTCAAAagtgctagagagagagagcaagccaagggcacaaatgattggaatggaaccagcagtcctcacaagtgaggggagggggctatttatagccacaaCCCAGATTCTGCCCGTTATGCACAATAATTGAGATTTTCAGATATTCCGAAAGATTTTCGAACATGTTCGAAAATTCTAGCTCAGCACCAATAGCAAAGTCAACGAAAGATTTTTCGGACATTTCGAAAacttttcggacaagtccgaaaatttccagtacTACAAAACATCGTTCTGGATGTTTTTGGAAAAGTCCGAAAATATACATAAGCGATTTTTGACTTTGCTGAAGTTTTTCGGAAACTCCGAAAATAAATTTCGGAAGAGTCCGAAAATAAACAGAACCACATTTGCCTTCACAGtcattttcggaaagtccgaaaatgtttttcggacatatccgaaAATTCCCAAAAGCGAAAATTGGTTCTGTgcattttcggaaagtccgaaaatggctttcggaaaactccgaaaatttccagaacacaacaaactgaggagaaacactttttaaaaattgattttgagcactttgatcactcctcatatgtcaatgcatcatccctcttaatagtgtGGCATTCCTATTGACTCAAACGAAAGAAAAAGGTACAATATACCATTTGCTCATTTGCCGCATCATACACATCAACGTATTCGGCGGGATATGCATTACGCTAACTTATTGAGGGCATAACAACCTTCATATttgcttaaataaaaatattagtcaTCTCTAATCGCATtataattaatcaccaaaatcattaggggcctagatgcactttcactcATAATCTAAAACATCGAAGCGTATCACCACTCTTTGTATCAGTTAAACTTTAACTTCTCACACGGCTTCGCTTGGACGTGTGGTCTATGCGGTTCGTTTCCGCCACATTTTCCGCCAGTTACTTTTTAACTCCACAATcagttggtttggtttggtgggCTGCCTTTCCTCGTTGTGTGTGGTGCCGTTTTGTTCCTTGGCACACAGCGCCTGTGTGTGGCGCTGCGTAGTGCCaccgtgtgtgtatatatatatatatatatatatatatacatatatatatatatatatatatatatatatatatatatatatatatatatacatatatatatataggaaaatgaTTCTATACACCTGGGAGTACGTACTCGCACCCTATCCACCGTTGATCAGCGCTCGGCATCGATTGAGCATCCACGGCCCTGCTATCGGATCCCATCGTAcccgttttgattttttttccaaaataaattaCTGGAATTGTTAATTATCCTTAATGATCGGATCTGGCCAATGCTGATCTGCTCGCATATAAAAATCTTGTTTCAACCGCGGCGGCCGATTGCGGCGACTCGCTCGATCTCCCCCGACGTTTCCCGGCCCAGGCGAGATTTTGCCGCTGACAGATCGATCCACCTCGTCGGAGAAACATACATGGTGGCACGACGTCGTGTTCCTTCGTCTGTCCAGTCGGCGCGCTTCACCAGGCGATGTGTTTTGTCCGCTCACCGTGACTTCATCGTTaccaggggcggcggcggttggaaTATGTCAACGCCGGCGTCCGGCCTTCTACGCGTATGTGATGCATCGGCTAACTCCATTTTTTGATCGATGATTCTGCTAACTCCATTTTTTGATCGATGATTCAGTACCATCCTTTTTGATCCATCGAGTCGTCCTGTCCAGAACCTTTGATGGAGCTGGTAAGTACTTCATTGCAGATCGAAAAGATtccctttgattttttttctgtttagatCGATTCCTTCATTCCATGCACGTATGTATCAAGGGCATGGAGAGCAATAGTCAACGTTCCAGGCCAGGCATGCATGGCCTCGATCGCAAAGGGGTGCGCGGCCGCTGCGGTCAGTGCGATTATTCATCTTCTACACCGGGGCTCCGGCAGATCTACCTGTTGCACGACACTCAGAATTGGGCAATATACTACTCACTTTTCTTAAGAATTAATCTTGTACGCTTATACAAAGAATGAATCGGTGAGCATATATATGCCCATTTATTTGATAATACCACTTCTCGATACACAAAAAGTATGTACTGTTACTTAGTATGTATTACTACTTTACTACTAACTAAAAGAAACAGTATATACTGCTATACTAAACTgaaaaacagtatatactgcTACTAAACTAACAAAAATAGTATGTACTTAACGCTAACCAAATAATAGTATATACCGCTACTAAACTGAAAACAGTATATAATGCTACTAAACCAACAAAAATAGTATGTACTGACCAAATAACAGTATACTACCACACTACGATAAAAGACAGTATGTACTGCTACTACTAATAAATAGAAAAAGTATGTACTGTTACTAACTTAAAAAAAGTATTTACTGGTACTACCTTTACATATACTAATAGACTCTAGAGATAACGGTATATACGAATAGTCTTAAATTAAGTAGTATATACTTCTCAAACCAGCTTTTAGTATATACTGGATCCTCAAATAAAAAGTATATACTCTTTCAAACAGAGATATAGTATATATGGGTTCCTAAAAAATAAGTATATAGCTAATGTAAAATAAAACAGTATATAAGTCACGAATTTCCATGCTACAGCAAGGTGCACAAATACTACATTTCAAATTCGTAGATGCAGGCGTGCAACCAATCCCAAGCCGACATGCATGGAAATTTttcaagttaattttttttacttggcTTATTCCCTGTTCGGCTGAAAAATaggaatttcaaaaaaaatttcccaCCGGCTAAGCAGGTCCTAATTGGATCCTATTAGATGATCCAATATGGAAGAGGGAGTATGTACACCTGGGAGTACAGAAGAgtcgttatatatatatatatatatatatatattcggaTTTTTCCAGTCGTCAGCTTCTTTTCGGTCCGCGTTTTCGTCCGTCATCgcggtaatttttttttatccgaTCAGATACATCCACATGTCCACAAGCCCAAACCGCTTCCAGAATTCTAGGTCCATTGACAAGCCCATGCTCCAGTTTCATCCAACAAAAAGGATTACAGGTCAATCTACAAGCCCACAAACCTTCCAGACATCCACAAGCCCACAAGCCCAGACTGCTTCCAGAATTCTAGGTAGTTTCAATCTACAAGCCTTCACCCAAAAATAAATATCACATAtacacaaagaaaaaaaaggcatgaGTCCAGGTtcacgccaaaaaaaaaagatcacatacaaaaaaaaaatcgcaggAGTCAGGTTGGTTCGCCGCTCACACCGTTTCCTACTCCAGTTTAGCCAGCCCACGGCAGAAGTCAGATTCTATCTCGACTCTATCCGAGTTAGATTCTATCCCACTTTTCTTTCCGCTATTTTTAGCTAGCACGCCCACTAACGTGTTTTTACATATTTCTGTCGCAGGCCAAAATACACAAATACAATCACAGGCAATAGAAATAATAGAAGcacaaaagaaaatatagatCGTAAGGCTCTTCCTCTAGGGCATTTAGCCACCTCCAATCAATGTGGATCCCAGGCTCTTCCCTGGATGCAATTTCAATTTCATCAGATTTATGGGATTAATATTGAATATAACTACCCCAAGGTCCTTGAACAATTACTAACAGAAGCACTTCcattaataataaaaatatcctAATAGAATTTCAATTGTAAATACTTCTAAGGCAGCTTATGAATGAACTAACAGTAccatctaattaattaacatatagTGGTAAGATTGTCTAGATTCGTTTCACCTGTGAAGGGCAATGCAGTTGTGTCGACGCATCTACCAATATGTATCTAATTCTTTTTCCTGTCGATGCAGAACAGATAGCCAGTTAGAACCAGGCATATTTTTCAGTTGTTCAGTGGCACATAGCAACATGGATGTTCTAGACAGGTCCTTCGATTCAGACATTCACATGAATGCAGAACATTAATCATGAAAAGACATTGAAGTGCCTACCGAGCTCATATCTTCAtgacaaaattagaaaagaaattaaaactAACATACAACTGAGGAAATGCACGTTTAGCAACATTCTCAAATCACAGCCAACATCAAGTTTTGAAGTAATATGGCCAATAGAATCACATAAAAGTACTGATATTGTCAGATAAAACATGCACAGAAGGTTCAAGAACTCCAAAGCGTACTACGATCATCTATACTTGGAAAATCTATGTTTTTCATGCTACCACCACTGAATCTCTAAATAGGGTATTTGAGAtggtataagaaaaaaaaacacagagagAGCACTTCGGTCCATTTTGCAATTCCTATCTTTGAATGACCTATCTTTTACCACTCCAGCCAGATAAGCACAAACATACGCTAATTATAATAAGACTAATAAGCCATGCGTCAGTGACTTCATCTATCCTTTTCATTTAATAAAATGTTATTGCATTAACCACATAAATATTGTGAACTTTGGCCCGTTCGGATGAACTTATGCAATAACCTGGGAAATCAGTTGAAAAATTACCTCACCACCATTTGTTGGACCATCATAGCATGGTTCAAGTGTGAGAGCACGGAGTAGATAAAGTTTCCAGTACCCATTAAGGAACTCCCTTCTGGTCATTTCAATACTGCTCTGGTAGTGCTGAAATAGAATGGGACATGGCGACACTTTACGCACAGCTGCACATAGGTTATTCCTAGCATAATTTGATTAGAAATGATTCAACCTCAAGTAAAATCCGCAAGAATGGCTCTTCATTAAAATAATCTCTGCGGACAAAAATAAACTGCAGCTTGCAGGCCAAAGCCTCACTTGCAGTTCCATATCCAATTTTCCTATAGGGTAGTGAGAGTAAGGCCCTGTtcagatgggactaaaacttttaagtccctatcacatcggatgtttgaatattaattataaatattaaacgtagactattaataaaactcatccataatcttggactaattcgcgagacgaatctattgagcctaactaatccatgattagactatgtgatgctacagtaaacattctctaattatagattaattaggcttaaaaaaattgtctcgtgaattagcttttatttatgtaattagttttgtaagtagtctatatttaatactctaaattagtgtctaaagacagggactaaagttaagtccctggatcaaacaccacctaagcaGCGCGTACAAAAAATACAGCGTGATACATCACGAAGCACAAAATAGCACCAAACTATATGTAGCTGAAGCATCGGCACATTATCAACCCCCTGCAGGATTGCTCCTATGCAAAATGAACCCAAGATTTCACATAAAAAACATGATATATTGTCTTAGAGAAAATAAAGTACCTGTGCGGCAGTGGCCGGAACTGACAGCAGTGGGGAGGCTGCCGCTTCCGCCCCTcctgtcgtcgccggcgcgAAGAGACGATGGGATCCGTGCGAGAGGGGAAGAGGTCGCCGGAACCAcccctcccgtcgccgccgcctacgGATCCGCGCGAGAGACGGGTGGAGAGAAGACGGGGATATGTGCGGGAGGGGAAGAGGTCGCCGGATCCGCCCCTCCCATCGCCGTCGACAGTTGATCCGCACGAGAGGGGGCCGAAGAGACGACAGGATCCATGCGGGAGGGGAAGAATTCGTCGGATCCGCCACTCCCATCCCCGTCGACGGCGGATCCACGCGAGCAGCAACGGCAGCTTGGAGGCTCCGCCcctcccgtcgtcgccggcggtagATCCGTGCGAGCGGGGGGCAGAGAGACGATGGGGCCCTCCGCCGATGGCTCGCGATCCGGACACTGCCGCTTGGGGAGGGAGGTCGCCGGAGAGGGGGTCCAGATCCTCCTCTGACCCCTTCACTTCCATGTCCAGCATCAGCAGCTAGGgcctagggtgtgtttggataataggAAATAAggggtgggattgggattgggaaatgaatgaatgattaggattaaatggaagggggagaatgaatggttaggatttaaagatgtcttATGGTGAGTGGGAAATCATTTCTCTGTCCCATTTGCCAAACATGGCCCTAGAGTATGTGGGAGGAGGGGAGCTGCTAAGGATGGAGAAAGTGTGAAGTAAAAAGGATAAGCACGGGGGACTGGGGGAGAAAGATAGgctgaggagagagagagctccaatttctaaatttagctctaggagttgggtctggagtggagttgtagagctacctaaacccagctccacaactctagttcattttgtgagagagctccacccaactccactcccagttttggtggagctaaaactgtttggctgagctccagctccaggaggggtggagctggagctgtgccaaacagccCTGAAGAAACGAGAAACttctgctttctttttttttcccacctcCAGTCGGTTCAGCTTTcaatttaatttttctatttttcctccATGTCTGTTCGGTTTCCATTTATGCCCCGGTATATTTATTGATATTTGACATAAatgaaatttagaaataaaacaTAATACCTCAAAAAGACATCGATTTTTATGATACACATGTGCCATCAACTCTCGCAAATACAATATATAGAAAAATCAATATATTCCCACAATTAATATTTGTTTGACATAAAAAACCGATTGTAAAAAATTAAAGATTTGACATAAGGATTAAAAATTACACATGATTTTGAAAACGAGAGCACATGATTGCAACGCGAGTTTTGACATAGTGAGAAAGCACGCGTGGCCACCAAGAGACTTTGAGTAAATCTCTACGCGGAGTCCATATATGATTTTGAAAGTAAGACACATGCTTGCAATGCGAGAATTGAATATCCTACTCGTAGATCGAGTTAATATTGTCCAAACAAAATTATGTACTAGACTACGTAAATCGTTTAGTTGAACTTTATCCACCGTGATATTACCCGGTGCAACACACgggcattatatatatatatatatatatatatatatatatatatatatatatatatatatatatatatatatatatatatatatatatatatatatatatatatatatatatatatatatatatatatatatatatatatatatatatatatatatatatatatatatatatatatatatatatatatacacac
Coding sequences:
- the LOC112938230 gene encoding uncharacterized protein, with the translated sequence MLDMEVKGSEEDLDPLSGDLPPQAAVSGSRAIGGGPHRLSAPRSHGSTAGDDGRGGASKLPLLLAWIRRRRGWEWRIRRILPLPHGSCRLFGPLSCGSTVDGDGRGGSGDLFPSRTYPRLLSTRLSRGSVGGGDGRGGSGDLFPSRTDPIVSSRRRRQEGRKRQPPHCCQFRPLPHRKIGYGTASEALACKLQFIFVRRDYFNEEPFLRILLEHYQSSIEMTRREFLNGYWKLYLLRALTLEPCYDGPTNGGEEKELDTYW